CCCAGATAATAGGCTACGCCACCATTCAAACCTATAACCAAACGCTGACTGAGTTCAGAACCTAATAAACCCAAACAATCCCGATAAGAGCGAGCTGAAGCAAATACAATCTCATGCCCATAATCTTCAGCCTTTAAAAGAACCTGCTTAATCTCTTCATCTATGGTCATATAGTCAAAAGATAGCGTTCCATCCAGGTCAAATACGAATTTCATCTTCCTAGTCCTTGTTTAGTGTTCGAAGCGCTGCCTGATAGGTTTGCTCCATTAGCATAGTAATAGTCATAGGACCAACTCCACCAGGTACAGGTGTGATGTGACTAGCAAGTGGTGCAACCGCATCATAATCAACATCTCCACAAAGCTTGCCATTTTCATCTCGGTTCATCCCAACGTCAATGACAACCGCTCCCGGTTTGACAAAGTCAGCAGTCACAAACTTAGCGCGACCGATTGCAACCACAAGAATATCTGCCTTAGCAGCCACCTTGGCAAGATGATGGGTGCGTGAGTGAGTCAAGGTCACTGTTGCATTTTTAGCTAAAAGAAGCTGAGCCATCGGTTTTCCAACAATATTTGAACGACCGATAACAACTGCATTTTTACCTTCTAGATCAATCCCATATTCATGAAACATCTCCATAATTCCTGCAGGTGTCGAAGGAATCATAACTGGATGACCTGACCAGAGACGACCCATGTTTAGGGGATGGAAACCATCCACGTCTTTTTCGGGGTCAATGGCTAATAAAACTGCCTCTTCATCGATATGTTTTGGTAAAGGTAACTGGACCAAAATCCCATGCCAAGCTGGATCTTGATTGTATTTGGCAATCAAGTCTAACAATTCCGCTTGGGTAATGGTCTCTGGAACTCGCACTACTTCACTACGGAAGCCAGCAGCGAGAGCTGACCGTTCCTTGTTGCGAACGTAGACTTGGCTGGCAGGATTGTCCCCCACCAAAATCACTACCAATCCTGGAACTAGACCTGTTTCTTCTTTTAGTTTAGCCGTCTTCTCAGCCAACTGTCCTTGTAACTTAGCCGCAAGAGCCTTCCCATCGATAATCTGTGCCATATCTCTTCTCTTTTCTATCAAATATCCTCTATTATATCAAAAAAAAACTCGCCATTCTAACACTTCTTGCCTAATGGACCTTATAGTCTGAAACTATAAGAAAAAGCCCTTATCGAGCTTTTATGCTTATTTATACTAGGTAAACTTGTCAGGCTTTCTTTTTGACTTTTGGAGCCGGTAAGACTTCATACATCTCCTTGATTAATCTGATTAGACATGACTTATCTTCAATG
This genomic stretch from Streptococcus sp. 1643 harbors:
- a CDS encoding bifunctional methylenetetrahydrofolate dehydrogenase/methenyltetrahydrofolate cyclohydrolase, with the translated sequence MAQIIDGKALAAKLQGQLAEKTAKLKEETGLVPGLVVILVGDNPASQVYVRNKERSALAAGFRSEVVRVPETITQAELLDLIAKYNQDPAWHGILVQLPLPKHIDEEAVLLAIDPEKDVDGFHPLNMGRLWSGHPVMIPSTPAGIMEMFHEYGIDLEGKNAVVIGRSNIVGKPMAQLLLAKNATVTLTHSRTHHLAKVAAKADILVVAIGRAKFVTADFVKPGAVVIDVGMNRDENGKLCGDVDYDAVAPLASHITPVPGGVGPMTITMLMEQTYQAALRTLNKD